The segment AAATAGTTTTCTGTGATATAAAAAACAGAAGTGAAGATGTTAATTATTCCATGATGAGAAGAATAATTGACTATTTGTCGAACAACATTATCCTGAACAGCATGGAAAACAGTTAAAGGCTGTaatgcagcagcagtggaaaGACATTATTGTGTTCTACAAACTGAGCCACATCGGGCCACATATTACATTTCAAAAGGGGGGAAATCTtgtttcctggaaaaaaaagaaaagaaaaaaaaaacattgcaaaatATCATCCAAGctgaccttttttttcttcctttttttttttacctccgtGAAATGACAAAGGAAATGGGCGAGAATACTAAATCTGCTGCCTTGGTAATACAATTTAGCATAAGCatatcaaaaaataaaatgctacCGTGGAGAATATGTTTCCCATAATAAAACCACTTATACTTAATAACACTTCACGGTGACAGCGCCTCCCTTCCCCACTGCGGATATTACCTTTGTAGCAATCTAATAAATATATCCGTGAAGGTTTCTAAAGGGGATATTGAAATATAACATGAACATATATTGCTATTTATTACACTATACGGGACAAAGCAGGGAGACTGTCTTCTGTCACACCGAGGATCAGGAAGCAGAGACACATCGGCAGATCTGACGCTGAAATAAAACGCTGCTTCTCTGCACTGCTGCCATTAAGACCGAGGAGGAGATTTACTGGCGCAGAACATGTTtgattatgttttattattggCGTTATGTGGCCAATAAGGGCGCACATGCTGTAATATGGGCCCGGTTATCCTCTACTCGCACTCTCTTCTATTAGTAATATTATCATTAggcctattattatttttactacAGCGataactactgctgctgctgctattataCTACTCAATTTAATAATGTGTGTTGTAATGGCTTAATAATTGTCTAGTATGCTATTCTATATTTACTTGTATTCACTTTGCACTTTATGACATTTTGCCCTTTTTCGTGCAAAACACTTGAAAtttgtaacattttattttaaaagtgctattaaaataaagttttaattatcagtattatcatcatcattattattattattactattattattattgttattattattattattactgcctAGTTTTTACGCCACAAAATCGTTGACGGGCAGCGAgcaggtttttaaaaaaaatactgaaacagCCTGTATCTGAGGAAAATCTCATAAATACTGAATTTTGGAAAACTCAAAGCATTTAGGCGTATGAAGCTTTAGTTTAGGCCGCACTGAGCCGTCACAGGCCAGTCCACCACAGAGAGATAACCCTCCTGGTGCAGTGCTCCACTTCCAAACTGCCAAGAAGTCAATTAAGCCCCAAAAAATAACATGAAGTGTTTCCTTTCCCCCAGATACAGCAGAGCTCTGCTGGGCATATCAGATCTCAAGATGGGCCAGTCCGAGCTGGGACACTCGTGGCCAAATTTGGCGATGAGATggaaaatatttaaattaaaattataattataataaatggacaaataaataaatcgaATTCGATGCAAATAGGGTAAGAAAAGTCcagtttaaataaaaaagagTGTAAGCTATGActtccagttggtgatcatcataagacaCCAAACccacataaacaaaaatcaattatatttttagaAAATGATTAATATAGGCTATGCCCCTGTTCCCATTAAAAACCTTTATATAGCTCACATCAATCTGATACAAATGTAGGCTGTAACATGAGTTTATGCCataaagatatactgtatgtcagcctaaaacATGGcgagtaaactctattctgcaaaaaaaaaggaaaaaaaaaaaaggtttgggTTTCTGCATCCATGGAAAAACCCCTTCATGGCTTCCAGAAGGAAAACTGTTGAATTTTAGAAATATCGACCTATACTACAGATACATTTTACACATTCCTAAAGCTTAGTGACATTTTTAGCTTTAGTCTCAAGCATGGAGCCATTTTTCAAAttggaaaaaggaggaggagaaaagaaaatcgAAAAATACTGAAAGAAACTAAAAGATTTCAAATGGTGGGTTACCCATTATGATAGATGATAGTCCATTTGATTTACGGCCCTTTATAGGAAacagaccaggctaaatatggagtgtgtgtgagtgtgtgtgtgtgtgtgagtgtgtgtgcgcgcgtgctgCTGAGCTTGCCTGATCAATACAGTGGAAAGATATAGGCTGCGAAATAATTACAGCGACACAAAGCTGAGAGAAATTAAACGAGAGGCCCTTGGTGACTATGAGTAAAATTGATAAGCCTATTTACACTGTATCTTTTTGCAGTTGACATATCGTCCCCCAGTATTTAATAATTAATGCGCTAGAAAGAACGGAATAGTGAATATTtaatgtgggggggggggggggaggggggaggtggaggggggcaaaTCCATGATGTTCTTCATTTTCATCTTCATAACGATGAGGTCATGCGGAAAGACCCGTGAACCccaaaatgagagaaaactaCAGGCTTTATATTATACAGAGGCAATAATATGAAATCTGGCAGGATTATCATGGCTTTTAcagcagaaataaatataatccTCCGAGGTTGAACTTGATTCTCAAGTTTTCTGCTTATGGACAGAGtggaatcatttttattttatggatTTATTTTATGGATTTACTTTAACTGAAGCAGCAAACCCCTGAATCCAGATCCTAACTACAGTAGACgagacactgaaaaacataaaatctgCAACACATACAGACGAGACccaggattaaaaaaaaaacctgtcgATGGATTGGTCTTATTTTTGTCTTAGAATACAGCAACATATGAACAATTTATGTGCATGCATAATCGTATAAatggtgtatgtgtatgtgtgtgcgtgtgtgtgtgtgtgtgtgtgtgtgcgtggccaATATAAAGCTTCCTCATTTCTCCTGACACCTTTGGTACAGTTAGGTCAGGATTATGTAACGCAGAAGAATACAGGCTACAGGCCAACAGTGGCAAGAATGGATAAGAGGAAGCCTGCTAGTCTAATTTCGATGCCtcagggttttgtttttgttgttgttttagtttttttagaAGAAGAAAgtagttttttatttatattttcttctttttagacCTCAACACCGTCTTATTCTAGTCATATACTGCGTCGTGGCATTCCCTAACTGCAGCAGCGCAATGAAAAAGCAGCAAACAAGTGCTGGTTTTGCTTTTCTTCCATAATATAaccacacagagaaagaaacgacatggtttttttttatatatatatataattatctGATTTACAGAATGTGAACTATATGGTCTCCAGTCTGGGCTTCATGAGTCTAGTGAAAGTCAATCAGATGAATATGAGCTGTATAATATTTGGCTATTgacccactgtgtgtgttatGATGGGAGTTATGCAGGTTATGTGTGTAAAGCTCTTTTGACTGCTATACATTATTCAGGCATGCTTTGTATgattaaaattgttttttttttaatctaaaattattatttttactacaacttttattattattattattattgctattattattattattagtagtagtagtagtagtattatagtTGCTGTtgatgttattgttattattatccaGTAGTGGTGAAAgaaattattaataataatacaacaacaataataataatcagaataataaTCTAATCAGAATAAACATAATAAGTCTAATAATAATAGCTGCTGTTGTCcttgttatttgttattatcTGCTATTTTTTAATAACTTTTTCCCTGCCATAGTCTATTTTTGTAAGCGTCCagtttcctcctcttttctcaatTGGctttcagaaagaaaaaaaaatcattcatccTCGTGAAAAAATGGGGAACGTCGTTATCCGTCATCCGCTGCAAATGGAGAGTGATGGTCCAATACTGATTCATCAGCATGTCCATGTCAATTTCTCCACTCGTTCATCAGGCTGCCCTTCCACGATAATAAAACTGACTTTGTATGCATACGATTCGTTATAGATCACAACCTAAGCATGGAATCAGCTCCACTTTATCGAGCTATTATTTTACACTTTATCGCCCCAGTGCCGCCAGTGCCAGTTTTTAACCACAAATGCCAGTTTTATCCTAAAATTCACACCTCTAACAAATGTCCCTATAGGCCATGGGGGAAATATCCAAAAATATTAAGTCGCCTGTGCCATCTAGGAGTGGATTTAAGTCTTTGGACTAATTCATGAAGGTCTTAAATGCAGGTGTAGGTGCATGGGAGACGAGCCAACAGCTTATATGCATCTACTGTAATGGGAAAGACAGATTCCAGGTGTGTTTTCACATCTAAACAGGCAGCATCACATAGCAGGAAACTCTTTTACCTGTTAATCTGTCCTTGGCAAACCTCCTACTGCTCTCCATCCAGGGGAAGGTGAAGTTTGCCGCattccccatccccatcccggGCACCGCGGTCACCGACGGGATGCCAGGACCGATGCCCGGCGGATGCGTCGGAGGGGGCGGATGCGGcgcggcggcgggcggcggcggAGGCGGCATGGGTCTGTGCGCCGGTACCCGGATCACTCCTCCGGCGCTGCCCGAGTTCACGTTAacgttcatgttcatgttcatgctGACATTCATGTTCATGTTGACGTTATAGGAGCCGGCCAGACCTGCCGCCGCCGCCATGGAGCAGGCCGGGTTGTAGACGCTGTTGTACCCGTTGCTGTAGACGTTGGAGGCCAGCGCGTAATCCGGGTCGCCGGTCCGGTTCGGCAGCATGCAGCCGCTGGACTGGTCCGAGCTGTTCAGGATCTGATCGATCCCGAAGCTGATGGGttcatgctgctgctggtgcgTCTGGTTCACCTCCTCGATCCCGGTGTGCTCCATGGTTTGTCGGTGCGGTTGTGGCTGTTATTTTATCACTGCTCAGATAATTTTTCATATATTAATTCAGGCCTTTGGGAAAGGAAATGTTTATATGCTGCAATACagagctgttgttgttttcgAGCATCGAAACGGGCCTATTCTACTCCCAGGAAACCAACGTGTCCAACGCTATCCAAAATCTTGCCATTATTTTTGTCCAACAGTGGGATCGGGTGTTTCCTAAATGAAATGCCTATCCGTCGGGCTAAGGAAAAACGTATCCATCGTTAAAAGCGCGTTCTTTTCCCAATGAATCTGACACAAGGAAGCGTAACAAGAAAAACCAAGATGCTTATCCTTATTACTTACAGACAAAAATCCGTGATTTTTTGGACAGGGAGTTCTCTGGAGAGGCTTGATGCGCTTTGTTCGCCTACACTTGCAGAGACGATCCATACGCAGAGGGCATGGTAGGAGAGCCGAGCTCGTCGTGTcacaagaaacaaaacaaaaccaaaaaaagacACCAAATGAAGTGTTAACCTTGCAAAACGCGGATATTAATTGGAGGTGAGAGCGAAAGATAGCTCTGTTGTGCTGAATGGTGAAGTGCGTTTCAGCAGGTGAGACAGCCCTCTGCGTAAAAGCTGCCATTCGGTCatccgccccccccaccccctcctcccccggtAGGACAGTTGTTTTGCTCCCATCTCTTAAAGAAGCCGCAGCTCCCTTTTTTCTGCAGCTCCTCTAGTATTAAACATGAGGGTTTTTACCATATTATTGGTGCTGTACAGGCCCGGGACAGGGGTTTCCAAACGGTTTCATGTCAATATCCCTCTATGCAAAAacatgtccatcttaacaagttcTTCACTCTCAGCTTCGGTTTTAAATTCGTATTATCTTggatcaagttttttttttggtgagaTAATTTCAGTTGGTTCCAGTTTTTTCAGTTAGAAATAAGTGTCAATACACtgaaatgagtgagagagatcactctatATCAGGAAGATGGCACTTGAAGCAAGCAAAttcgatttgcattggaaacaaatagaattatttcacccatttctaatattttgtatttcacttgtttcaataaaaataaGATATTAAGACTCAATACTTGATTAAATGGTTTGTTAAAATtggtgtttttgcagtgtaggaaCCCCCATGTGTCTGAGACTGGAATGTTTCTGTTGTTGGATATGATCTGGCACAGAAATGCAGCTATTTTTTCTTCAGTTGTTTCGATAAGGTGGTAGAAAGTAGAAAAGTCCACACAAGGGTTGTGAGCATGTTGGTGAGGCTTTAGGTCAAAGTAGGTCTCAAAGTCTTCAAGGCCCCCAGAGTAGAGAGGCCCATATATTAGGTCAGGATCCCCGTCCATTTGATAAGGTTTTGCCTGCTGCCATCTGAGAAGGTTTCTGCTGTTGGATATGATTTGGTTCAGAACTTGTTACAGCGAGTGGAGAACGCGTCTTCAACACAGGAAGGAAACTTGTTTTTAAGATGAAGTgccttcatgtttttctttttacagtgtGTAGTTCCCATTTTCTCACTGTCTTATCTTCCAGTGAAACAACGGTGAAATTAAACTAACCCTCGCTCACGGACCCCTGTAGGTCCCTgaaccccagtttgggaaccgcTGCTTTAGCACCAATCCCGATCAATGGCACAGCTTCGTCATTAGGCGAATATAAGACGGGGAATGAAATGGCAGCCTGCAGATCATGCTTGAAAACGAATCATAATGTTAGACTCCAATAATTAAAGGCAGGTTATAGGCCAAGAGCTAAACGGTGTTCAGCACACTGGATCCTACACGATACAACACACATTAGAccaggtttatttatttaaacctAGCTGAAGCAATAGTCTGTTGCATTGTTGCACACAATAAAGACATAAATGCACAAATTTTGACGCAAACTGTGCAGAGTAAGCCTGATTTAAAGGCACTGATAGTAGGCTAATACATTATTACAAAGTAATGAAATGTAAAGTCGACATCAGTACTAAGCGATATTTGCTCTGTGTATAGGAAACACTAAATGCCCAAGAGTGAAGTAAAACCTTTTCATCATTAAATGAAAGTTAAGATTTCCAGCCATTTAAGCccatagatggatagatagatagatagatagatagatagatagatagatagatagataaacaaataaacaagtacCAGCTGGAGTCAGATCATGAAGCCCAATGTGAAACGCTGATTTGCACAAATTATTTAACCTTCCTCCGCCCGAAGCGACGCCGCGGATCGCCAGGGTCTCaattcaataaaaatgaaaaatggctCATAATAAAACCGCGACACGGGGAAAAACGAATTTAATATATCACCGTTTTATTACGCACTTATTTCACTTTCCGTGCGAATAAAGATATCTCTCAACTGCACAAGGTGGCTAGAGGGAAGCATAAAAATCAATTGTGTGAATTCAAGGCCATATCAATAACGGCGCGGGGACGAGAACAGGGCGAGTGTAGCCCGCTATTAGGTCTGTTTATATTTGTGCGTCCTATAATAAAATGAATAGGGATGATCGGATGCACTGAGGCTGCATCTCCGCCTCACACCAGCTTACTGACAAGGTAATTGGCCGTTTATGCAAATCCAGGAAGACGTATGGCTACGGTGGCAAAAAATGATGTTTAAAAGCCTCTTCTGGGTGACACG is part of the Centroberyx gerrardi isolate f3 chromosome 16, fCenGer3.hap1.cur.20231027, whole genome shotgun sequence genome and harbors:
- the tlx2 gene encoding T-cell leukemia homeobox protein 2 isoform X3 — protein: MEHTGIEEVNQTHQQQHEPISFGIDQILNSSDQSSGCMLPNRTGDPDYALASNVYSNGYNSVYNPACSMAAAAGLAGSYNVNMNMNVSMNMNMNVNVNSGSAGGVIRVPAHRPMPPPPPPAAAPHPPPPTHPPGIGPGIPSVTAVPGMGMGNAANFTFPWMESSRRFAKDRLTAALSPFSVTRRIGHPYQNRTPPKRKKPRTSFSRVQICELEKRFHRQKYLASAERATLAKALKMTDAQVKTWFQNRRTKWRRQTAEEREAERQQANRLMLQLQQEAFQKTLSQPLQQDPLCLHNSSLYALQNLQPWAEDNKVTSVTSVASVV